A portion of the Bacillus sp. es.034 genome contains these proteins:
- a CDS encoding FAD-dependent oxidoreductase, whose translation MDTYQHNAFSNTPEPYWRETTKLPLFKKLDQNIKVDVTVVGGGIAGITTAYLLAKGGKKVALIEADHLLNGTTGHTTAKISAQHGLIYDELIQHFGEEFARKYFLSQTKAIQFIKDTIEKENIDCHFSEEDAYVYATTDQYAEKIEKEYKAYQKLDITGELKEDIPLDLDIKKAVVMKKQGQFHPLKYLKSLIDSYTGLGGQIFEGTPAKTINEGDSTQVVTSDGYHLDSEFVVTCSHFPFYDGMGFYFTKMHAERSYIIGVKAKKDYPGGMYISAEDPIRSLRYEEDENGEKLILIGGDKHKTGQGKDTMDHYRALEEFGEEVVGVDEVRYRWSAQDLITLDKVPYIGKLTEKHPAIFVATGFNKWGMTSGTLAGQILSDQILGNHHIYADIYSPSRFVADPSIKHFFKENLNVAGELIKGKLQIPSKKAQDLEKGEGDVVNVNGRRCGGFRDETGKLHVVDTTCTHLGCETEWNHGDHTWDCPCHGSRFSIDGDVIEGPAKKPLTRLEVNERGTDL comes from the coding sequence ATGGATACATACCAACACAATGCATTCTCCAACACGCCGGAACCCTACTGGAGAGAAACGACTAAACTCCCCCTATTTAAAAAGCTGGATCAAAATATTAAAGTGGACGTGACCGTTGTCGGAGGCGGGATAGCAGGAATCACGACCGCTTACCTGTTGGCAAAAGGCGGGAAGAAGGTTGCCCTCATTGAGGCTGACCATCTATTGAACGGCACGACAGGCCATACTACGGCCAAAATTTCCGCACAGCACGGGTTGATTTATGATGAACTCATCCAGCATTTCGGGGAAGAGTTCGCAAGGAAGTATTTTCTGTCCCAAACCAAAGCTATTCAGTTTATCAAGGACACCATTGAAAAAGAAAACATCGACTGTCATTTTTCAGAAGAAGACGCATATGTGTATGCAACGACAGACCAATATGCAGAGAAGATCGAAAAGGAATATAAAGCGTATCAGAAGTTGGATATAACCGGCGAGCTCAAAGAAGATATCCCTCTCGACCTGGATATCAAAAAGGCCGTCGTGATGAAAAAACAGGGGCAATTCCATCCATTGAAATATTTAAAATCCCTAATCGATTCTTATACGGGGTTGGGCGGCCAAATCTTTGAAGGAACCCCTGCCAAGACCATCAATGAAGGAGACAGCACTCAGGTTGTCACTTCTGACGGTTATCATCTCGATAGTGAATTCGTCGTCACCTGCTCACACTTCCCCTTTTATGATGGCATGGGGTTTTATTTCACGAAAATGCATGCAGAACGCTCGTACATCATCGGGGTGAAAGCCAAGAAAGATTATCCGGGAGGCATGTATATAAGTGCAGAAGATCCGATCCGTTCCCTGCGCTATGAAGAGGATGAAAACGGGGAAAAACTCATCCTGATCGGCGGGGATAAACATAAGACGGGGCAAGGAAAAGATACGATGGACCACTACAGGGCACTAGAGGAATTTGGGGAAGAGGTTGTCGGGGTAGATGAAGTAAGGTATCGCTGGTCTGCACAGGATTTGATCACCCTTGATAAAGTGCCTTATATCGGAAAGCTGACGGAAAAGCACCCCGCGATTTTTGTGGCAACGGGCTTTAATAAGTGGGGAATGACTTCCGGTACTCTAGCCGGCCAGATCCTTTCTGATCAGATTTTAGGAAATCATCACATCTATGCAGATATCTACTCACCTTCGAGGTTTGTCGCCGACCCAAGTATCAAGCATTTTTTCAAAGAGAATCTCAATGTAGCCGGTGAGCTCATTAAAGGAAAACTGCAAATCCCGTCTAAAAAAGCCCAGGATCTTGAGAAAGGGGAAGGCGATGTCGTCAATGTGAACGGACGCCGATGTGGAGGATTCCGGGATGAAACGGGAAAACTGCATGTCGTGGACACAACCTGTACCCATCTCGGCTGCGAAACCGAGTGGAATCATGGAGACCATACCTGGGACTGCCCTTGTCACGGCTCACGCTTCTCCATTGACGGAGACGTCATCGAAGGCCCTGCCAAGAAACCCCTCACCCGTTTAGAAGTAAATGAAAGAGGGACGGACCTCTAG
- a CDS encoding tetrahydrofolate dehydrogenase/cyclohydrolase catalytic domain-containing protein has product MAVEPLVLDGKLVASEIKESLKSRVAALKENGITPCLATVLVGDDPSSATYVKMKGNACAKIGMESRRIHLPKETTTEELLDVIGELNADSSVHGILLQHPVPHHIDERAAFEAISIEKDVDGVTSLGFGQNSLGFGEFPSCTPAAIMGIIDYYGVSLEGKHAVVVGRSPILGKPVSMMLLNRNATVTTCHSYTENLPDLITTADIVVAAVGKPNFIQGEWVKEGAVVLDAGYNKGNVGDIDYEACYEKASAITPVPGGVGPVTISMLLKQTVDSAEKYGSILQNS; this is encoded by the coding sequence ATTGCAGTGGAACCACTAGTATTAGACGGGAAACTTGTTGCATCTGAAATTAAGGAAAGCCTGAAATCAAGAGTAGCTGCACTAAAAGAGAACGGAATCACTCCGTGTCTTGCAACGGTGCTCGTTGGGGATGATCCATCTTCGGCCACGTACGTCAAGATGAAGGGAAATGCCTGTGCGAAGATCGGAATGGAATCAAGACGCATCCACCTTCCTAAAGAAACGACAACAGAAGAACTGCTTGACGTGATCGGGGAGCTGAATGCTGACTCTTCCGTACATGGGATTCTCTTACAGCACCCCGTTCCCCATCATATCGACGAACGTGCCGCCTTTGAAGCGATTTCCATTGAAAAGGATGTGGACGGGGTCACGAGCCTCGGCTTCGGTCAAAATTCATTGGGTTTCGGTGAATTTCCATCTTGCACCCCGGCAGCCATCATGGGCATCATCGATTACTACGGAGTCTCCCTTGAAGGGAAACACGCCGTCGTGGTTGGAAGGAGTCCGATCCTGGGCAAACCCGTTTCCATGATGTTATTGAACCGTAACGCTACCGTGACGACATGTCATTCCTATACAGAAAATCTGCCTGACCTTATCACTACTGCCGATATTGTCGTGGCAGCTGTCGGCAAACCGAACTTCATTCAAGGGGAATGGGTAAAAGAAGGTGCTGTCGTACTTGATGCCGGCTATAACAAAGGGAATGTCGGGGACATTGATTATGAAGCATGCTATGAAAAGGCCAGTGCCATCACCCCTGTTCCAGGCGGAGTCGGCCCTGTGACCATCTCTATGCTATTAAAGCAGACGGTTGATTCTGCTGAGAAATACGGTTCCATCCTTCAAAATTCTTAA
- a CDS encoding SDR family oxidoreductase — translation MFEHKVVMITGASKGLGKALAMKFAEQGAKVAICARNAGPLKEVEEKLRAMGAEVVACEADVSNARDVDRFVSVTEEVWGSVDVLINNASVFGPGPRLLADYPEEEFMEVLRINTLNPFLVTKRVLPGMISKGAGSVINLTSEAGQTGFGEWGAYGISKFAVEGMTQTWADELDGTGVRVNMVDPGEMDTEMHDKAVPQCDYPLANPHDHLDIFLYLASDASKKENGKRFEAQEFQVEAREEA, via the coding sequence ATGTTTGAACATAAAGTCGTCATGATAACGGGTGCTTCAAAAGGACTGGGGAAGGCATTGGCCATGAAGTTTGCTGAACAGGGAGCCAAGGTGGCCATCTGTGCAAGAAACGCCGGTCCACTAAAGGAAGTTGAGGAAAAACTGAGGGCAATGGGAGCTGAAGTGGTGGCTTGTGAGGCAGATGTTTCAAATGCACGGGATGTGGATCGCTTCGTGTCGGTAACGGAAGAAGTGTGGGGAAGCGTGGACGTTCTGATAAATAATGCTTCTGTGTTTGGACCGGGACCACGCCTGTTGGCAGATTATCCAGAGGAAGAGTTTATGGAGGTGCTCAGGATCAATACGTTAAACCCATTCTTAGTAACCAAACGGGTTCTTCCCGGTATGATCAGCAAGGGGGCGGGGTCCGTCATTAATTTAACTTCAGAAGCGGGCCAAACAGGTTTCGGGGAATGGGGGGCGTATGGTATTTCAAAATTCGCGGTGGAAGGAATGACTCAGACGTGGGCTGACGAGCTGGATGGGACAGGGGTGCGGGTGAACATGGTGGATCCGGGTGAGATGGACACGGAAATGCACGACAAGGCTGTACCCCAATGTGATTATCCCCTTGCCAATCCACACGATCACCTTGATATCTTTCTTTACCTCGCATCTGATGCTTCGAAAAAGGAAAACGGTAAGAGATTTGAAGCACAGGAGTTTCAAGTGGAAGCGAGGGAGGAGGCATGA
- a CDS encoding S-adenosylmethionine:tRNA ribosyltransferase-isomerase: protein MNERSFHIPPRLNATTPIELQGFERDDVKLMVLNRENGKCEHTVFKSLPDYLNEGDVLVFNNSRTLPASLKGKQGNRNVLVRLSRKRGGNTWDALILGDFHQAGEPIDFPGGVSGCIKGQGSESPLVQVEFNKGGSELMDFIFKFGEPIRYEYIQEPWPLDYYQNVYGSVPGSVEMASAGRAFTWRLLQSLKEKGVGIPFIQLHAGLSYYGNDRWPMPEHHPEDYQVSSGAVEEILHAKDRGKRVIAVGTTVVRALETVMTQYGQLRPAEGVTNLYISGDTPLQIVDGLITGLHEPEASHLNLLKAFMSEDKLRHAYQTALAKNYKWHEFGDMNIIL from the coding sequence ATGAATGAACGTTCCTTTCACATCCCCCCTCGTTTGAACGCGACGACACCCATCGAACTTCAGGGGTTTGAGAGGGATGACGTGAAGCTGATGGTGCTGAACCGTGAGAACGGCAAGTGTGAGCATACTGTATTTAAAAGCCTGCCTGACTATTTAAATGAGGGGGATGTGCTTGTTTTTAATAACAGCAGAACCCTTCCCGCTTCACTCAAAGGGAAACAGGGAAACCGGAATGTCCTCGTTCGCCTTTCCCGAAAAAGAGGCGGAAACACATGGGATGCCCTCATCCTTGGAGACTTCCATCAAGCGGGGGAACCGATTGATTTCCCAGGAGGAGTTTCAGGATGCATAAAGGGTCAAGGAAGTGAAAGCCCGCTTGTACAGGTGGAGTTCAACAAGGGTGGGAGTGAACTGATGGATTTCATTTTCAAATTCGGTGAGCCCATCCGTTATGAATACATCCAGGAGCCCTGGCCCCTGGATTATTACCAGAATGTCTATGGATCGGTGCCGGGGTCCGTTGAAATGGCTTCTGCCGGAAGGGCTTTTACATGGCGGCTGTTACAATCCTTAAAGGAGAAAGGAGTCGGCATTCCGTTCATCCAGCTCCACGCAGGCTTGAGTTACTATGGAAATGATCGCTGGCCGATGCCAGAGCACCATCCTGAAGACTATCAGGTGAGTTCAGGAGCGGTGGAAGAGATCCTCCACGCAAAGGATCGGGGGAAGAGGGTCATCGCAGTAGGGACGACGGTGGTGCGGGCACTTGAGACGGTCATGACTCAGTATGGGCAGCTGCGGCCTGCTGAAGGTGTCACAAATCTGTATATATCCGGCGATACACCCCTCCAAATCGTAGACGGCCTCATTACGGGGCTTCACGAACCGGAAGCGAGTCATTTGAATCTCTTAAAGGCGTTCATGTCAGAGGACAAATTGCGGCATGCCTACCAAACGGCCCTGGCAAAAAACTATAAATGGCATGAATTCGGGGATATGAATATCATTTTGTAA
- a CDS encoding VOC family protein, which yields MRLHHIGMNVKSLERSKEFYQFHFGFEEEMIFEWGCENILFLKKGDCRLELIEESGEGEGSTCAFLHIALEANDLEKEVGFVKEKGLMPVEGPLLLENGWRVAFFFGPDGEIIELIEE from the coding sequence ATGAGACTTCATCATATAGGGATGAATGTAAAGAGCCTGGAGAGGTCGAAGGAATTTTACCAATTCCACTTTGGGTTTGAAGAAGAAATGATTTTTGAGTGGGGATGTGAGAACATCCTGTTTTTGAAAAAGGGGGATTGCCGGTTGGAGCTCATAGAGGAATCTGGAGAAGGTGAGGGCTCAACTTGTGCATTCCTTCATATAGCATTGGAAGCAAACGACCTTGAAAAGGAAGTTGGATTCGTAAAGGAAAAGGGGTTAATGCCTGTCGAAGGCCCCCTTCTTCTTGAAAATGGATGGAGAGTGGCTTTTTTCTTTGGGCCCGATGGTGAAATCATTGAGTTGATTGAAGAGTAG